In Microvenator marinus, one genomic interval encodes:
- a CDS encoding NifU family protein: MKIKEIEYTPNPNAVKFILDEPLTPFGIAGEFHNAEQAASVPFARALFEVEHVQSVYYTHTWVTITQDGGVSWHELLREVAIPIREAVVEDASIGESMLHQGEPIEGEGVGLDDPRIPEIQQILDEDILPFLQSDGGGLEIKGFVNNQLLIRYQGACGTCPASSMGTLMAIENAIQMQVDPDIEVVAI, from the coding sequence ATGAAGATTAAAGAAATTGAGTACACGCCCAATCCCAACGCCGTAAAGTTCATCCTCGATGAACCCTTGACGCCCTTTGGGATTGCTGGGGAGTTTCATAACGCGGAACAGGCAGCGTCGGTTCCTTTTGCGCGAGCGCTCTTCGAAGTGGAGCACGTTCAATCGGTCTACTACACGCACACCTGGGTGACGATCACGCAAGATGGAGGGGTTAGCTGGCACGAGTTGCTTCGTGAAGTAGCGATTCCAATCCGCGAGGCGGTCGTTGAAGATGCGAGCATTGGTGAGTCTATGCTTCATCAAGGTGAGCCGATTGAAGGGGAGGGCGTGGGTCTAGATGACCCGCGAATCCCAGAAATTCAGCAAATTCTGGACGAAGACATCCTTCCATTCCTGCAGTCGGACGGTGGTGGCCTCGAGATCAAGGGGTTTGTGAACAACCAGCTCTTAATTCGTTACCAGGGTGCGTGTGGCACGTGTCCGGCGTCTTCCATGGGCACTCTTATGGCCATTGAGAACGCTATCCAGATGCAGGTAGACCCCGATATCGAAGTCGTAGCCATCTAG
- the sufU gene encoding Fe-S cluster assembly sulfur transfer protein SufU: protein MTDLRDLYQEVILDHNRKPRNFGVLEPCTHDAHGHNPLCGDDYHVYLVVDSDTVKDVSFDGAGCAISKAAASMMTSRVKGKSVDEARELVEEFRLMMASQESEEQSEHLGHLRVFKGVAQLPNRIKCAVLPWHTLSAALGGAEGASTEGEHDVWENS from the coding sequence ATGACAGACTTACGAGACCTCTACCAAGAGGTCATACTTGACCATAATAGGAAGCCTCGAAATTTCGGGGTTCTGGAGCCTTGTACGCACGACGCACACGGCCACAATCCACTCTGTGGGGACGACTATCATGTCTATCTGGTGGTCGATTCCGACACCGTGAAGGATGTGTCTTTTGATGGAGCGGGCTGCGCGATCTCCAAAGCCGCGGCGTCGATGATGACGTCTCGAGTCAAAGGTAAATCCGTAGACGAAGCTCGAGAATTGGTGGAGGAGTTTCGACTGATGATGGCGAGTCAGGAAAGTGAGGAGCAATCCGAGCATCTGGGCCATCTTCGGGTGTTTAAGGGAGTGGCTCAACTCCCCAACCGTATCAAATGTGCGGTCCTTCCCTGGCATACACTGAGTGCTGCGCTGGGCGGTGCAGAAGGTGCCAGTACTGAGGGCGAGCACGATGTGTGGGAGAACTCATGA
- a CDS encoding cysteine desulfurase: MSAALHETMVDWERVRKDFPILDQKVHGKRLAFLDNAASSHVPEPVLERLLTYQRTEHSNIHRGVHALSQRATDAFEGVRTKVKDFINAREDREIVFVRGATEGINLVMHGYGRKYLKAGDEVVITTMEHHANIVPWQMLRDEKGIVLKVVPITDDGRIEEDAFVEALSERTRLVGLVHVSNSLGTINDVKRLVSLAHQRDIPVLVDGCQATPHMKVDVQDLDADFYVFSGHKMCAPTGSGVLYGKASWLERMQPFMGGGDMILSVSFEKTTYNQIPHKFEAGTPAILPVVGLGAAIDYLETIGMDRIAEREASLGDYALGRLKALEGVRVFGPDKDRASVYSFGISDVHPHDIGTILDQAGVAIRAGHHCTQPLMKRLGVPATARASVAFYNNEEDVDQLVGAIEHVREIFGV, translated from the coding sequence ATGAGTGCCGCACTTCATGAGACGATGGTGGATTGGGAGAGGGTCCGAAAGGACTTTCCAATCCTAGACCAGAAAGTTCACGGGAAGCGTCTGGCGTTTTTGGACAACGCGGCGTCGAGCCACGTTCCAGAACCCGTGCTCGAGCGTCTTTTGACCTATCAGCGCACCGAGCATAGCAATATTCATCGCGGCGTTCATGCCTTGAGTCAGCGGGCTACGGATGCCTTTGAAGGTGTACGCACCAAGGTCAAGGACTTCATCAACGCGCGTGAAGACCGTGAAATTGTCTTTGTGCGGGGTGCCACCGAAGGCATCAACCTCGTCATGCACGGTTATGGGCGAAAGTACCTCAAAGCCGGTGACGAGGTGGTCATCACCACCATGGAACACCACGCGAATATCGTTCCCTGGCAGATGCTCCGTGACGAGAAGGGCATCGTGTTGAAGGTGGTGCCCATCACCGACGACGGCCGGATCGAAGAAGACGCGTTTGTGGAAGCCTTATCAGAGCGCACGCGCCTTGTGGGACTTGTGCATGTGTCCAATTCCTTGGGCACCATCAACGACGTCAAACGCTTGGTGAGCCTTGCCCATCAACGCGACATTCCTGTCCTCGTGGATGGTTGCCAGGCCACGCCTCATATGAAAGTTGACGTGCAGGATTTGGACGCCGATTTCTACGTCTTTTCTGGGCATAAGATGTGCGCGCCTACCGGCTCCGGTGTTCTTTACGGAAAGGCCTCGTGGCTAGAGAGAATGCAGCCCTTCATGGGTGGCGGCGACATGATTTTGTCCGTGAGTTTTGAGAAGACGACCTACAACCAAATTCCGCATAAATTCGAGGCTGGAACGCCTGCAATTCTGCCGGTGGTTGGGCTCGGGGCGGCCATCGACTATCTGGAAACGATCGGCATGGACCGCATTGCTGAGCGTGAGGCCTCGCTTGGGGACTACGCCCTCGGGCGCCTCAAAGCGTTGGAAGGGGTCAGGGTGTTTGGGCCGGACAAAGATCGCGCCTCGGTCTATTCATTTGGTATCTCCGACGTTCATCCACACGATATCGGAACCATTCTAGACCAGGCGGGTGTGGCGATTCGAGCCGGGCATCACTGCACGCAGCCACTGATGAAGAGGCTCGGTGTGCCGGCGACGGCACGTGCTTCGGTCGCCTTCTACAATAACGAAGAAGACGTAGATCAATTGGTGGGCGCTATCGAACATGTTCGGGAGATTTTTGGCGTATGA
- the sufD gene encoding Fe-S cluster assembly protein SufD yields the protein MSNTHPFISGSWSAQVPTPALLEAFRAEAKAKSDLDPPTHKHEEWRFSEVKSVTNRELNPVWSGTIDAKVAKAFEIEECHNHVALTVNGAIQSLPSASNVQVGRLEDLDAAAQGAVKDAIGHGASYWSDVFKSQNDMLAPEVLCVVVPPDTSAELPLHLLNVGNAAADSVFANRTIIVIGRNSKARLVEEYRSADEGQNYFRNAVTEVLVGENAHVTHIRVQDEGPKAQHLLRSAVRLGANSHYDSYTISVGGAWARHDLLARHEGEGAFARIDGLALLVDEQLSDTHTIIDNTRPHCNSHQLHKIVAGGKGHAVFNGKIFVQKGAQKIDAYQLNRSLLLSDKAKVDAKPQLEIFADDVRCTHGATIGQLDDEQVFYLKSRGYDEQAARGMLTYAFAGEVLDEIDVPSLRQRLIEIARSRTR from the coding sequence AGCGTTGCTCGAAGCATTTCGAGCCGAGGCGAAGGCCAAATCGGACTTGGACCCTCCAACCCATAAACATGAAGAATGGCGATTTAGCGAAGTTAAGTCGGTCACAAATCGCGAGTTAAATCCGGTTTGGAGCGGCACGATTGATGCCAAGGTAGCAAAAGCGTTTGAGATCGAAGAATGCCACAACCACGTTGCGTTGACGGTCAACGGGGCGATTCAAAGCCTGCCTTCGGCCTCAAACGTTCAGGTTGGACGTCTTGAGGACTTGGATGCGGCAGCACAAGGCGCTGTTAAAGATGCGATTGGACACGGTGCTTCGTATTGGAGCGATGTGTTCAAGTCGCAAAATGACATGCTAGCGCCCGAAGTGCTCTGTGTGGTGGTGCCGCCAGATACGTCTGCAGAATTACCGCTTCATCTGCTCAACGTAGGAAATGCTGCAGCGGATTCCGTATTTGCGAACCGGACGATCATCGTCATCGGCAGAAACTCCAAGGCTCGCCTCGTTGAGGAATATCGAAGCGCGGACGAAGGCCAGAATTATTTCCGGAATGCAGTCACTGAAGTGCTCGTGGGTGAAAACGCTCACGTGACGCATATTCGCGTACAGGACGAAGGTCCGAAGGCACAGCATTTGTTGCGCTCGGCCGTGCGTCTCGGCGCCAATAGCCATTACGACTCGTACACGATTTCCGTAGGTGGAGCCTGGGCGCGCCACGACCTCTTGGCACGTCACGAAGGCGAGGGTGCGTTCGCTCGTATCGATGGCCTGGCGCTGCTCGTTGACGAGCAACTCAGTGATACCCATACGATCATCGATAACACGCGGCCGCACTGCAACAGCCACCAGCTCCACAAGATCGTGGCTGGGGGCAAGGGGCACGCAGTCTTCAACGGTAAGATTTTCGTGCAGAAGGGCGCTCAAAAGATCGATGCTTACCAGCTCAATCGCTCGCTCTTGCTCTCGGACAAAGCCAAGGTTGACGCGAAGCCGCAGCTCGAGATCTTTGCGGACGACGTGCGCTGTACACACGGCGCGACCATCGGGCAGCTCGACGACGAGCAAGTCTTCTACCTGAAGAGTCGCGGATACGACGAACAGGCTGCGCGCGGCATGTTGACCTACGCGTTTGCCGGTGAAGTTCTCGATGAAATCGACGTGCCTTCGCTTCGTCAACGTTTGATTGAGATCGCGCGTTCCAGAACCCGTTGA